Within Mustela lutreola isolate mMusLut2 chromosome 10, mMusLut2.pri, whole genome shotgun sequence, the genomic segment CCACTATTAACAGGATTCTTTGTCAAACACTGAGTGCTTGCCAGGACAAAGAGCTGTTTAAGAGCTGGGAATACTGGGTATAGACAGGGCCTGGCAGGAAATTCATGCTAAGTCCTGTGGAAATTCAGAGGAACCAGGAATAGCATCCTAGAACTCTGAATTGAGTCATGAAGGCTAAGTGAGAAAGTGATAATGGAGGGGGGGTAGGAGCATGGGGGTGGGTATTGGACATTCCAGGTATAGGAAACTTGTACAATGATGAAAATCACAAGTGGCTCAGCAGAGTTAAGGCGGCTAGTGCCTGAGTTGTGGGGGAAGAAAAGGTGTgaatattggaaaaaataaattacttcttAAGGGTACGTAAGGGATTTTAGTTTAATTCTAAAAGCTAGAAGGCACAGATTTTAAGCAAAGAAATGACATAAACAGAATTGCTTGTCATCAGTGATGAAATAAACATTTGAGCATTAGTATATATGAACATGAGTATGGGGAAAATAAAAGCCAGTATTCGCAGGCTGGAGATACTCAGCCTTAGTGATGACCCTCATAGTAGGCTACAACTGTTTCATCTTGGGTCAGTACAAAACTTTTTGCTCTGAGTACAACACTAAGATCTTTAACTCAACACTGTTTTCAGTCAGTGTTCAAAGTGGGCCAGTTTAATTCCAACAGATTATGAGGTTCCTTCTTTCTCCAAGTTTTCCTGGCTGTATTTTTGGTACCCTAAAAATATGACTAAAACTTGGGCCTTTGCAAATTAGCTCACATTCATTATAAACTTATCCTTCAAAACTATCTGGGTCAATTCAAGAGTTTTGCTTTCATGCAGGCAAAActaattcttcccatttttatcactttatttctaccattaaatattttgtatgtgCTCCCCCACTAAATTAAGATATGGGAAAAGGGCTGTCCTACATATTTTTTTACTTCAAACCCAGTCCCTTTTACATCTTTGACTACTACTATAGAACTTTCCTCATAATCTTCTTAGGTATATTACTTAGGAATTTACTAGgttgttgtaaatatttttcttttgctagtaCCTTTTATTTTGCTAAGTATGTACATTTAGGAACTATTActtaccacatttttaaaaataagtgtgtgCAATGTTATGGAAAGAAATCACATTGTTTATTGGTCACTCTCAGTGACCACAAACTTGGTTCTAAGGCTATCCAGATCCGTCCCTCCTGATAATTATAATTGTTAAGGCTCCTTTTTAAGGTCAAAGTGCCCTGGaccctacccctcaccccaccatGATGAATGCAGATCGTATTCCTTCATCTACTGCAATATTCCTTCATCTCCAGcaattcttccctccctcctccatcaTCTTCTTTATGTTCTACTGGAAGAATGAAGGCATGTCAAAAAAACCACAGAGCCAAATCTCAAAACAATTTCCCCAAGGCCAAAGCTAGAACAATCtgagaaataagataaaatcagtaTAAAAGAAATATGCACGAGTCCATACAGATACAATGggagagcttttctttttttacagaatTCCAAGTGAGTAGATCACCTTCCCCAACAAGAGTTTAATTCCCTGATCTCCACCCTGAAGATGGACTATACTTAGTAACCTGCTTCCAAAGGATGGAGTAGGTAGGTTAAGGGACAAATACTAACTGTAATATGAATCTGGGCAAATCCATATAGTATGAACTCCAGATGTATGATGAAAAGGCACTTTCCCCCTAATATTCTTTCCAATTTCCCCTTCTCCCAGTCTGATCATCAGAAAAACCAGAATAATTCAGAATGGGAGATATTTTCCAGGATACCCTGTCAGTATTCCTCAAGGCTGTCAAGGACCTCATGAAAAACTGTCAGACCAGAGGAGACCGGAGAGATATGACAACTAATTGTACTGTGGTATCCTAgactggatcctggaacagagCAATGGAAAAATGGTGAAATTCACATGAAATCTGGATTGTAATTAATAGTAAACATCAATACTGGTTTCTTAGTTTTGTCAAAAGTACATGGAAATTTGTTAATGATGGGCAAAACAGGGTGGGGGGGGAATAGTGGAACTGCGCaaattttgcaacttttctgtgaaTTTAAAGTTACTCCAAATTGTGTGTCTAGCCACCTATAAATGACTGAAATACCCTCTTACCAAACCACTAAGAAACACCTGACCATTCTGATTTAACATTTATCTTCTGAGACAAATTATGTGGTTATTAGAGATAATACTGAAATTTGCTATCAGACTTGGGAGTAAATCCCCATTTAGCCACTATTGTGGCTCCCTTAGACAAATTCTAAATTTCCTTAAGTTGTAACCTTGCTTTTTGTAAAACAGTATGTAAAACTAACAGGGAGAATCCTATAATGCCTGTAATCTCTTATTACATACCTTAAATTGTCTTTTAATTAAAATCACTCACACTATTTCCCAGTTCAGTAAAGCTACAAAGTTACTTATAAAACATCTCAAAACTGTATCAAAAACAGGGGGCAGAGTGGAGAAATACCCTGCCTTCTTACCAACATCTACACACTAGCTGTGGATGCCAGAATACAAAAGATAAAAGGGGAAACAAagacttattttacttttataactgTGCATAGAGGTTATCTTGCATTTTAAATTTGTACTGAACTCAAACATAGGATACCactcaaatattgttaaaataaaagaattctaaatGGGAACTTCAGAAAATTTAGCAGTTAAAATAGTTGTTCAGTGTCCAAAAGTCAGTTTTAAGTTAATTCAAGAAgcacactatggagtactatttTATCACATGAAATAAACTGTGTGATGTAGTGGTAGGAAATAGTCAACGAATTTGGGTATTCTCCatgaaaaataaagtcacaaaaaTTTTGAGTATCCAAGGTTATAGTTGATCATGAATCTGGTATGTTTTAAACGAAGCACTCCCATATAAACACAGGGTGATGTTATACAAAGGTAAAGgaatataaagaatttaaaacacacaATCAAAAGTAACAGGactataattaatttaaaaatgaacattaacTCAGAgcttaaaaattctaatttatttctcacaaatgCCACTTGATGCTTGACTCACAGCTTTATTTACATTTGTCTACAGCATCATTTCCTCATGAAATGAACTAGTACAGCTTAGTTAAACCAAATGAAATCATAATCATCTGAATTGTCTGTAAACTATTAGCTAAATTTATAACCTTGCATTTGCTTAGTACAGCCAAAGTTTCAAATACAGAAAGCACAAGAATAAACCAATGGTAACATGTAGACTCTAGAAGATCATCTGGGCAATTTAGAAGGTGGACTTTCAAGAAGTCTGAGGCACAAATACAAGAGAGTAAAAGTTCTTGTGCAACCTACAGTAAACGTAGCAAAGAAAATTAAGACGTAAAAAAACAAGGGGAAGTTCATTGTAAAAATATCGTCAAAATACTTCTACATAAGGTATTTTTGCTTTAACCTTTAGatcacttgaaaagaaaaatcactcattttaaaataaaaaacaaataattccgTTTGGTCTGTCTACTAAACaccttaaaactttaaaaatttttaattgcagtagacaataatttaaaattaaggaaaaaaaacaaaaagtggatACTGACCCCCATGACAATAAGTCCCCAAGTGCACTGTCGATTTCCCTTAATATACTTACCTTGCATTGTCACTGAAGATACTGCTAAGAGAAACCTTTCTGTTTTTAAGCCAAAGGACAAAATGGGGTTCAAGTGACcagattttaattttgagaaataaaacaaactctGAAAGTATTTTAAGCCATAAGTAATTTCAAGTGAATAGGAACAAGTAATTCTGCGTGTCATGCAGAAATAAGCATTCATTTgttactaaaaagaaaattttatgcaGTGTTTGAACATCCCAAGGCAAATAAATGTTCACTTAAATTCAGAATCTCTGTTGGGTCTTTCACTCAGAGAAATATTCTTCTGAAGCTTTCTTCAATTTGTTCCTCATTAACTATGATTTAACTTTGTCTACCCTACCATATGTGATAACTGGGTTTTTAAAGGGTATCACATAAAgcttcttaaaatattaagataaacattttgaaataaacaaCTTTCTCATCATTAATGCCAGTAAAGAGAGGAACTGGTTTTACACTTTTGCTCAAAATTATGTGTCAAAGAGAAATGAATAACATCCCTTCTGCAATTCAGaagatttttcttcattaaatgtgGTGATACAAAACGTAaaacagagtaagagagagacaaagattcTAAGGCACCCTCAGCATAGGGAATTTCAAATAAAAGTTTCCAGTTGGCTGTTTTCAACGAGTTTTAACTTTTTCTGGTAAGAATCACTTTGACATAGATTAACATAAACAGGTTGACTCCTCTTCCCAAATTGTCATAAACAGATTGTTTCCAACTACTTTACCACAGTCTTGCCTCCATTTCCAAGTTCAGGCAAGCCTAGGTTATCCTGTCTTCAGTCAATAGACAGTTCATATTcggaaatgaaaaaaaacaagagttcaAATTAGGAAACAAAGTACTTTGCCATAGCTGAGATGGTTTTAAGTGAAGCAAATGGTTGTAAATAATGAATGACAAATAGAGCATATATTTTGGGGCATTATGGCTTAAAATactatttaacttttaatttcacaaataaaCACAGCTGTATTGATCTGAAAAGCAATGAAAGGCATGCACCTCTACTAGCAGATTTAGCACTTCTGACCAAGTAAGACaccaacttcttaaaaaatatgcttcatgcactatactttttttttttttaagatgtaaattttaatacattatttcttttttgaacttGAACGGGAACCAGAATGGGATGATCCAGATGATGACCTGTGGTGCCTGTAAGACATAAAGAGAAAGCAGATAATCTAGTAAGCTAAAGTTGATTATCCAGCATTCATTCATAAGactgtgaaaatataaaaaataagacctTAATATGCtggcaaaataattaaaatgtaagatACAAATGTATACACATAACAACTAACTAGTATTTAGATGTTGGGTGTGAGCTCAGCAATAGCATAACCataatttaaaattctctatatttacaaatatcttctcttttcaAGATATAGCCACCTCTCAATTATTTAAGGTAATGAAGAAAAGCCTTGCAGAAATGTGTAAAATTACAGATAATATACAACAAAAGCATATAAACTTGGTAATGGAAGTGTGACTAAATGAATCCCTGTGATACACTGTAGTGTGTAGTAAGTCtatatgtaaaacaaataaagcaaGGCTTCTGTgtatgaaaatatctattcataaATAATTATGTTTGGAAATCTAGGTCACACAAGATGATTATACAATTAGTTATAGGGTTATATTCATGCAGCTAATATGAATAAGTCAATATATCAACCTGGGTAAAGTAGTGGTGTTCCGAGGGGTTGGCCCTGGGCTCAGGGTTGTTTAGTGTTTTCACCAATCACCTGGCTTATGGAATAGAGAACATGTTCATTAAGTTTAGATGACAACAAACTAGGGGGATTATATGTGGCTAAGATATAAATTTGCAGAGTGGTAAGAAAGCAACAGAATGAATTTCACTCAAGTACGGAGTAATTTTCTTACAAAGGAACAAATGCACAAAAACAACACTAGTTGTGTGTAACCTTAATATCTAaactttaaaatgtgaagaaaaattaaTCATTCTGTACACAAAGGAATCATGAAGTAACTCTACCACTGAACCCAGCAATAATTagattcttatttcttattttcagaaGCTGAAAGGATATGGAAAATTTGCAAAGACTACAAAGGAAATCATTAAAATGCCTATATAATTAGACattgagaatgtagagaaagttAATGAAACTGAGTAATTAATTAGCCTGTTGCAGAAAAGGCTGACAGAGGACACCTGCCctctctaaattttaaaaatgtcaatataGTAAGGTGATCCAGTAAAGGTCTTTCTcttagggagaaaaataaaagatctggACTGCAAGATGAAAAATTTATTAGCTACAAGAACAATTTCCTTATATCCTTATAGATGAAGGGCATAAAACAATAATTTGCTGTGGAAAtgcatttatacatatttatatgagaAAAGATTTCCAATAataatatagttaattttttttactagaGGCCCCAGAATTCTGATTTCTAATATTTAATGTAAACTCAAGAACATaaatcaatacatttaaaaatcaacttctAAATTATTTCTACATACAGCCTCTGAATTACAAtcttaaaagacagaaataaccGAGAGTTGGCTATAATAATCATATacgaaaataaaaatttaaacaataaaatgacCAGATAGTGGAAGAGTAGTTTGATCTATGACTTTTCTAAGCAACCTGATCAAGCACACaggataaacaaaataattaatggTTTTGAAGTTCAAAGTTGAGAAGTGTAATTTAAAATTGGaacaaggagaaaatgaaaatctaatCCTTGACTAGGAAGTTTAATCTAATAAACACACTTAAGAACACCCATTCTTATTTCTACAGAAACCCAAACCTTTCGGGTGACCGTGATCTTGTTCGTCTTTTTTTGCGATCACCAGATGAAGAAGATCTAGAACgacttctctttctgttcctctcaGGAGATGATGATGAACTTGAATAAGATCTTTTTCGTGGGGAAGAAGAGCCCCTGTGGGACCTGGAGCTGGATCTTCATTGATTGAGAAACAAATCAAACAtttcattaaaagaagaaatgaggcAGATCGTTTAGTTAACAGATAGCTCCAAAAATAAACAGGACATACAACTGAAAACTTTGTAAGAAGGAATACTTACTGCATACTCAACAGAAGACTTCTGGGTTCAACCatgaaaacaattctatttaagTACAATTACTTTAACATTCTAAGCGTTCATCACTTACAATTTAAAACCAGCTTAATATATTatggaactaattttttttaacttaagacttacattttaaagtatacataaataacaaaaccaaaaggtaaCTGCATTGGCATGACTTTATGTCTAGAAAACATCATCCCATTTGGGAACAAACTTGTGTTATATATAACTTCCTGAGGCAAATATAATAATTCCCTGAGGAATTATGCAACCTATTGGTTGAGTTGCTATATAAGAGGCAGGGATTGAGGACAGCAATGGGAAAGAAAAGTAACTATTAaactgtcaaataaagaaaaataaaatgaataactttaaaactttgatttatattaacaatctttatttttatgaaggacTATTATTCATGAAGTATGAAGTGTTGACATTCACATGTTTCAGGCAGAAGTAAATGTGCAAATGTTTAATgcaaaattttttcttcatttacatattttggttGAAGGAATTTAGCTCAAACTTCCCAAAAAATTCACCTTTGggcttaaaataaaatcagaaagcccAAAAGGAGAATTCTTTGGAAAGTTataagcaatgaaaaaaatgtttgggaAGAACATGAAGGCTGTTCTGTAAATCTGAATTCTTGTACTTCCCAAAGGGATATAGGACTTAAGGATCTTCACCTAAGAAGCACTCAAATAAAAGTACTAAAACATTGATAATACATAGTAACAAGAAACTCACTTGCTCTCCATTTTGTACTGGCTTACTACAAGCCTGCAtaccattctttcttcctttaatgttAAACTGCAAATGCCCGTTAATGCTACAGATTTGGCTCTACTAAGCAAGTGTTTTTTACCAAAAACTATCCTAAAACTTCAGTGTGAATTTCCACACAAGTGGAATTTTAGTCGTTTTCTATTCTTGTTAGATGCTTTAAATAAATGATCAATAAATCAACTTAAAGGGCAGCATATTTTGACCAAATTTAGAAAAAACTTCAAGAAAGTAAACACTAATGTTTCTATTTGCTTCTCCACAAATTGTTTTCCTTTACAGGTTCGACTAAATGCAACTTGAAGTTAACAGTAATGCTTGCTTAAGACCACATCCTACCTAGACTAaccaacatatatattttttaaccaaCCACACTTTAGTTTATGAAGTTTAAGGAGTGTTTGTTCTATATACAGTATTTATGTAAAACATTTTGTATTTGTAATTctgtagtattttatatattaccaaaaaatggaaatatgtatGAAACATTCCAGAAACTTTATCTGAATGTAAATGATGAAATAGTTTCTGTAAATACGGAAAGAACTGCCCTACAAAACAAAATCTGTTTGGGGGCAAggttaattttcttccttttaagaaCACAGTAAACTTTTTCTCtgcatatttctaattttatttgaacTATTATTGCAAACATGACTTTAATGTACTAGAGATCTGATGATAAGACTTGGCTCCATCTTCCTACTTCAGCACATTTTACCTAGCACGAAAATAACAAACCTTGCGTTATGCAAAATTGCAACCTTAATTCAATCATGGGAATGTCTTGGCACATTGCTGGCAATGGAAACATCTCATGGTGAGAAAATTAAGCTGAGGCAAGTGCATTAGTTTTCTAATgctaaaataaaattgacaagtaGAAgcaaattaagaggaaaaaagcagCAACGCCTTCTGcagcctttaaatattttttctctctctttacagaGAGATGCTACCTCATTCACCTTGATTTCGACCCACGAGATCTCGAACGTTCTCTGGAACTGGAACGAGATCTTGACTGCGAACTGGAAGAACTTCTTGAACGGGACCTGGAACAAcatggaaggatttttttttccaggaccaCTTAAATGAACTTTGTGAAatgaacactgaaagaaaaatatatattagagttcattttcatataaaaagaCAGCTATTtgagatattttcaaaatacagtattttacaGTAACTAAACAGTTTACTGCTTCAATAGTTATGCCCAAACTtaagttagtttaaaaaaaacaactaaatttTGCCCAATTTACTAAATTTACTTAAATTTGCCTAAATTACAAAATTTTGTCTAAATTACTACAAAAATCACtcaaaatgtacaaataaaaacACTAAGCATTACCTCACTTCATTAAGTACTTTCTgttcacaaataatttttaaagcaactgAGGACTTATACATCCAGGAATAATGAATGctgtttataatttaatttctccGATAGATCTCTATCAATTTCCATGATCTCTAACAATttccttgtttcctttgtctgtagctaatatgacattttttttaagtatgacgCCATGTGTATGTTTGTTTAATCGCTGTTttctagggtacctgggtggctcagtgggataatcGCTGTTTTCTGTCTACTCAAAGGTTAGGGAATTAAAGAGATAACACATTAACAATCCTGTCATTGCCTTAGGTAATTACTGAAAAATGACACAAGGGGAGATACGgcctatttaaattttaaaaatcacaaagaaaataaaattcacttattAACCTAATATATACCTTTAATTTATCCCTTAAAGTAATACCTTGCAGAAAAAGATTACTAttacatttaaatcttaaaattatcaCACCTGTAAGCTTTCAGACTTTACAGTACTCAAACAAAAATTATCTGTTAAGTACTCAATTAGCTAATATTTTTGTCCCTAAATACCATTAAAATTCATGGTCCATGGCTTCACTGCACCATGAATACAATTCTTCAAGAGAACACTGTCTATAGAAGGTACTGCTTTTGCTCACCTAAAATTCTCACTGCTGACTATGCAATCaggtattattaaaattttacattactAGCAAAATAATATTCAAGTACACCACCAACTAAATCCTTTTTCCTGGACATCTCAAAATCTCGAGCATTAAGCCAAAAGAACTAATATGTCTGAATTTCCTCCTTTACTCAAAACACTTACATCAAAGTAAATTATTAAAACACTGTCCATTAAAACCAATGATATAATTAGTGTCTAGAAAATTTCTATACTCGCCTTTGACATCATGAGTGAAATCTTCCTTTTACTTAAAAGTACCTAAATGTATACTACCTCTTTAAGTATCACTATATGTaatgatttaaattaatttttaaaaagtcaattttaaTAAAAGGCATGGTGCTAAAAAATGGGTTTGCACTTCTGAAAATACCAGACAATAACTTCATGCcactaagaaaaattattttgtaaatgttgACTTGAAtgaaatctctaaaataaaaaggaaagcttATTCAGTCAAGaataacaaaatttataaataaagaagttAGATACTGACATTTTGACTGGTGTTACCCTTGACCTGTACCCGTTTACCTGGACCTAGACCTTGAACTTGAGGGGGAGGATGAGCGTGATGAAGAACGTGAATGTGAAGATCGAGACTTTGAGCGACTTCGTCtattagatttctttttattactatcTTCTTCTTCACTGGCATCAAGATTATATTTTGAGAGATCAGCATCATCTTCATCCTCATCCTAACAAGAATTGAGTCAATTATTTACACATTTGTGTATGAATGCTATCTACTAGGAATAATGAACAGTTCTCTGCACTCAACATCTCCATATAGATATATGGTATCATCAACAGATATATGGTTCCATCGACATTTCAGCAAATTCTCAATCCTAAAATCTGCCCATTATATTCCTCGTCTCAGATAAACAGATGACTATCTCAGACATTTCAGTGAAGTAAACCTAAAAGTCatactcatttcttctttttctgtcacAATTACCAAGTAAGCTGTCAAGAATTTTCAGTTTTACCCCTTAAAAGTCCTTGAATCCCTCTTCTTTAGTCTAAGTTCACAACTTTGCTCTTTTCTTTAGTATATTACAATATAACCTCTCACGTAGTCTCCCTAACTCTAGAAATCCATTCTGCCTCCCCAGTATGTTATTATATTGACAGTCACAAATCTGAAACAGATCAGATTTGCTTGATCTCCTTTCTTAGGAAACAAGCTTTAAAAAACTTGTTCCACAATGATTTGTTAAGTAGCATTTGAGGGCTTCTTAGGATCAGACTTCAAATGTACCCTTAATCTGGATATATACATCAGGCCATAAAACTTTAGACTCTGAACTCACAGAATGGATACCACCTGACCTGATAGTGTTTGACCCTCTCACCACATTCTCCTCTCTGCTTTAACCACATtagtttattatgattttttgatgttgcttgtttctttcctttatttaaatgACTTCAATTTGCTGTTCTCTGCTTGTGGCCAGCATTCTATCATTCAAGGTCTCAGCTCAAATTCACCTCCTCAAAAATCTTTCCATCCACTGAAACCAAAGTAGCTCTTCTCATGTTCTGttattatatttatctttacAATACCACTGCTATCTAAATTATCTCATTCATTTATATCTTTCCGCTCTAGAATTGAAAAAGTAGGATGGTTCTGTCTCATTACTGTAACTCCAGAGAATAGTGCTTGGCAGAGTGAAGTTCAAAATCTTTTTGagaacaaatgaatacataaaaacatatcttCACTATTGGGCAAAAACCACTGAAAAGATTCATGTTATATCATAGCTCAAATAAGACTAAGGGGAAATAAGACAAGGAAATCATTTACCTCATCTAATTTGTATTTAGAAAGATCTTCATCCTcatcctcttcttctccctcagaTTCTTTATCTTCAACTTCCTTTAAAATAGATGCAGGACCAACTGCCTTccctctgtattttttctttttacgtCCGAACTAGAGAAAAAGTTTCATATTTCTGTTAGccgaaatgttttaaaattactacTTTTTCTAAGAAATTACTTTTACATATTTAAGTAAATAAGTATTTTCAAGTTAACTTCAACAATTATGTATTTAAGTTAGGACTTCTTAAAAATGATAAGCTGTCTTAAACGGTACAGAGTATACttacaaaaatatacatttattattcctttacattttaggtattttttaatgtgttctaaTTTGTGTTCAATCTGCACACTAACATATGGCTTACCTCATCATATTCACCATCAGATTCTTCTCTTTCTATATATtcaacattttctctttcattaaaacCACCGCCATAGCCTAAAAATGGAGGGGGCATAAATTGTTACCCTATGacaattcattaaaataataaaaacatgtcaaaattggggcgcttgggtggctcagtggattaaagcctctgcctctggctcaggccatgatcccagggtcctgggatcgagccccatattggagactctgctcggcagggagcctgcttcatcatctctgcctacttatgatctctgtcaaatgaataaaaaaacaaaaacaacaacaaaaatgtcaaaACTGCCCCCAagcaatggagaaaagagaaaaatctcatcAGTTACATTTGTCTAGCTAATAAATTACTACCTAAAAAAAGCGTATTAAAAAACATCACTACAGAGAAGAGTGTTAAACTTAAGATACATCAGCTAAAAAAAGCCTGTTGCTACATTCCTAGCTCTTCTCAATTTCAAAATGTCCTGTATGACTTAGACAATGCATAGGA encodes:
- the ZRANB2 gene encoding zinc finger Ran-binding domain-containing protein 2 isoform X1, with the protein product MSTKNFRVSDGDWICPDKKCGNVNFARRTSCNRCGREKTTEAKMMKAGGTEIGKTLAEKSRGLFSANDWQCKTCSNVNWARRSECNMCNTPKYAKLEERTGYGGGFNERENVEYIEREESDGEYDEFGRKKKKYRGKAVGPASILKEVEDKESEGEEEDEDEDLSKYKLDEDEDEDDADLSKYNLDASEEEDSNKKKSNRRSRSKSRSSHSRSSSRSSSPSSSRSRSRSRSRSSSSSQSRSRSSSRERSRSRGSKSRSSSRSHRGSSSPRKRSYSSSSSSPERNRKRSRSRSSSSGDRKKRRTRSRSPERHHRSSSGSSHSGSRSSSKKK
- the ZRANB2 gene encoding zinc finger Ran-binding domain-containing protein 2 isoform X2, whose product is MSTKNFRVSDGDWICPDKKCGNVNFARRTSCNRCGREKTTEAKMMKAGGTEIGKTLAEKSRGLFSANDWQCKTCSNVNWARRSECNMCNTPKYAKLEERTGYGGGFNERENVEYIEREESDGEYDEFGRKKKKYRGKAVGPASILKEVEDKESEGEEEDEDEDLSKYKLDEDEDEDDADLSKYNLDASEEEDSNKKKSNRRSRSKSRSSHSRSSSRSSSPSSSRSRSRSRSRSSSSSQSRSRSSSRERSRSRGSKSRSSSRSHRGSSSPRKRSYSSSSSSPERNRKRSRSRSSSSGDRKKRRTRSRSPESQVIGENTKQP